A single region of the Carassius auratus strain Wakin unplaced genomic scaffold, ASM336829v1 scaf_tig00217280, whole genome shotgun sequence genome encodes:
- the LOC113100472 gene encoding interleukin-1 receptor accessory protein-like 1-B codes for MSLTVSENNTGLCYNSKMRYFEKAELSKSKDILCPDIDDYIQSGKEPEITWYKECRPKQWRQSIVRKVDVLSIKDVREDDIGNYTCELQFGSFVVRRTTALSVTGKMSSSKPGVEVFPEEFSFIPH; via the exons ATGTCGCTCACGGTGTCTGAGAACAACACGGGTCTCTGCTACAACTCCAAGATGAGGTACTTCGAGAAGGCCGAGCTGAGTAAGAGCAAAGACATCCTCTGTCCTGACATCGATGACTACATACAGAGTGGAAAAGAGCCAGAGATCACATGGTACAAG GAATGCCGGCCGAAACAGTGGAGACAGAGCATTGTCAGGAAGGTGGATGTGCTCTCCATCAAAGACGTACGGGAAGACGATATCGGGAATTACACCTGTGAATTACAGTTTGGGAGTTTTGTGGTGAGGAGGACCACTGCTCTGTCTGTCACAGGTAAGATGAGCTCTTCTAAACCAGGTGTGGAGGTATTTCCTGAAGAGTTTAGCTTCATCCCTCACTAA